A segment of the Streptomyces sp. NBC_00376 genome:
GGGCGGCGATCCGTACGAGCCTCGGTTCGTCGATGGAGAGCAGTACGGCCGGCCCGCCCCCGTGGACGACAGGTACGCGGGTGGCACGGTCGGCATCACCGGTGGGCGGCGCGGGCACCGCGGGCCCCGGCGGATACGCCTGGTCGATGACGGTGCGGAGCCGTTCGCCCACCGCGCGCGAGAGCCCGCCGCCGGTCACCGCATGCCGCAGGGAGGCCAGGAGACGGAGCACCACGACGGAATCGACCAGCACCAGCCCCACGGCGAAGGTGACGCTTCCCCGGGGGACGTGGGACTCCCGTACCTGGCTGAGGGCCACGAGCGCGTACAGGGCGGTGCCGATCAGGAGCCCGAAGAGCACGAGGTACCGGCTGAAGTGTCCCAGCGCCGCGACCAGCCGGGGAGACATCGACTGGACGGTCTGGATCACGAGCGTGATCGCCGTGACGATGAAACCGGCGAGCGTGATCATGCCGCCGGCGATGGCGGCGAGGGTCGCCTGCGCCGTGGACGCGTCGAACCCCAGTCCTGTCGACGGCAGATGCCGCTCCCAGACGGGTACGGCCCAGCCGAGGAAGGCGCCGAGCACGACCAGGAGAACGGCCGCGGCGCGGCTGCGCAGGTTGCGGGCCCGGTGGGAGCCTCTGCTGCGGCGGGGGCCCCGGGCGCGGACGGGCGGAGTCATCGTGGGGCGTGCGGGGGGCACGCGGGGCGGGGCGGGGGTGCGGCGCTGCTCATGCCCCTGCCGTTACCCATGTCCGTCCCCGATGCCGTCGCTTCCAGGACCGCCATCGTGGAACTCCGCCCCGGGTCCCACAAGCCGCGATGCTCCGGGCGGGCGACGGCGACCGGTACGGCACCGGGTTCCGGTACCGCCCTCGTGTCCCCCGTTCGGAGCACCCCGTCGGCACACCGACCACCACCACGGCCCCCGACCTGCTGCGCGCCCTGACGCCCGACCAGCTCTTCGACGCCCTCGCCATCCGCGTCGACGGACCCCGCAGCTGGGACGCCGACATCTGCGTACGCTGGAACGTGAAGGACCAGGACCCCGTCGGCATGCGGCTGCGCAACGGTGTGCTCACCCATGTGACGGGCAATGGTCCCGCGGCCTGTGAGCCGGACGTCGAGGTGACGCTCGACGAGGACGCCCTGCGCGCGCTGCTCCTCGGTGAGACACCACTCGCCGATCTGGTGGAGCAGGGGTGGGCGAAGGCCGACGGCGATCTCGCGAAGGTGGACGAACTGCTCGGCCACCTCGGCGAGCCCGACCCGGACTTCGCCATCGTCACGCCGTGAACACCGCGGTCCGGTGAACCCCGCGCTGTCGTGCCCGGTTGCCACGGGTGCGACCCCCGTACTTCGCCCGGGGTTCACCGGACGGTTCCGGAATCAGGAAATCCTTCTGTCGGCGGCCCTGCGGTCCGGCCCCGGACCGTCGCCGCCCGCACGAAGGAGAACGACGCGTCATGTCCCACCCCGTGCCCGAATGGGCCGACCCCCAGGTTCCCGCTGAGCGGCTCGACCCGCAGGGCCTCAGCCGCCGAGGGCTGATGCGCCGCGCCGGTCTGTTCGGTGCCGCCTTCGCCGCCGCCTCGCTGCCGCTGCCCGCGCTGGCCGAAAGCCGGGGAGGCCCGTCCCGCGGGCACGGACACGCCCCGGATCTCGTCTATCTGGTCGGCGACCACCACAACCACTCCGTCTACAGCCACGACGCCAAGTACACGTTCTCCCAACTAGCCTCCGCAGGAC
Coding sequences within it:
- a CDS encoding DUF2254 family protein, with the protein product MTPPVRARGPRRSRGSHRARNLRSRAAAVLLVVLGAFLGWAVPVWERHLPSTGLGFDASTAQATLAAIAGGMITLAGFIVTAITLVIQTVQSMSPRLVAALGHFSRYLVLFGLLIGTALYALVALSQVRESHVPRGSVTFAVGLVLVDSVVVLRLLASLRHAVTGGGLSRAVGERLRTVIDQAYPPGPAVPAPPTGDADRATRVPVVHGGGPAVLLSIDEPRLVRIAARHDLRIRFVHAIGDFLGAHDTVAFLEPAHGRGGAGTRLAKRVAACVRYGPSRTVEQDAPYGFRLLADITVRALSPAVNDPTTAVQSLDQIEDALLRLSQRSLGDAWLLDAAGTPRVSYPSPGWEDLVSLALDETLMYGSSNPQVVRRLRALLERVAAAAPPPRRGELARRTAALERLSSAALSDPLLSAVADVPDRQGLGGSAPRGDSLG
- a CDS encoding alkyl sulfatase C-terminal domain-containing protein: MLRAGDGDRYGTGFRYRPRVPRSEHPVGTPTTTTAPDLLRALTPDQLFDALAIRVDGPRSWDADICVRWNVKDQDPVGMRLRNGVLTHVTGNGPAACEPDVEVTLDEDALRALLLGETPLADLVEQGWAKADGDLAKVDELLGHLGEPDPDFAIVTP